In Propionicimonas paludicola, a single window of DNA contains:
- a CDS encoding FAD-dependent oxidoreductase — translation MKTVIVGGVAGGMSAATRLRRLDESAEIVVLERSGHVSFANCGLPYYVGGVITDRQALLLQTPASLKARFGLDVRVNSEVVAIDRAGKTVTVANLADGSRYTESYDALILAPGAAPFVPPIPGAERALTLRNIADVDAMAAAVADRPDRAAVIMGGGFIGVELAENLIHKGFEVTIVELAEQLLAPLDVEMAALVEKKLIANGVRVVTGASVTAIAEDSVTLSDGSTLAAGLVIAAIGVRPETTLAEAAGLELGERGGILVDEHQRTSDPAVFAVGDAVVKRDVISGAQALVPLAGPANRHGRLVADVIAGRAASAKPVLGTAVVGVFGLTAAATGWTEKRARAAGRAIRVIHTHPANHAGYYPGAEGLSLKLVVDAETDAVLGAQGAGGSGVDKRIDVIATAIRGGITASELADLELSYAPQFGSAKDPVNMLGYIAENLRDGLTDTIQWHELDAELARGVQLIDVRTPSEYAAGGIPGAINIPVDDLRDRLDEVADDVIVHCQVGLRGYLAARTLAQSGRRVRNLDGGYRTWARL, via the coding sequence GTGAAGACGGTGATTGTGGGTGGTGTTGCCGGCGGGATGTCCGCGGCGACCAGGTTGCGTCGGCTGGACGAGTCCGCCGAGATCGTGGTGCTCGAGCGCTCGGGGCATGTGTCCTTCGCCAACTGCGGGCTTCCCTACTACGTGGGTGGCGTGATCACCGACCGGCAGGCGCTGCTGTTGCAGACCCCGGCCAGCCTCAAGGCACGGTTCGGCTTGGACGTCCGGGTGAACTCCGAAGTGGTCGCCATCGACCGGGCCGGCAAGACGGTCACGGTCGCGAACCTGGCGGACGGCAGCCGCTACACCGAGAGCTACGACGCCCTGATCCTGGCCCCGGGTGCCGCGCCGTTCGTGCCGCCGATCCCGGGTGCCGAGCGCGCCCTCACCCTGCGCAACATCGCCGACGTGGACGCCATGGCCGCCGCTGTGGCCGATCGTCCGGATCGCGCCGCGGTGATCATGGGTGGCGGTTTCATCGGCGTCGAGCTCGCCGAGAACCTGATCCACAAGGGCTTTGAGGTGACCATCGTGGAGTTGGCCGAGCAGCTGCTGGCCCCGCTGGACGTCGAAATGGCTGCTCTGGTCGAGAAGAAGCTGATTGCCAACGGCGTCCGGGTGGTGACGGGAGCCTCGGTCACCGCCATCGCCGAGGACAGCGTGACCCTCTCCGACGGCAGCACCCTGGCCGCCGGTCTGGTGATCGCGGCCATCGGCGTCCGGCCGGAGACCACTCTGGCCGAGGCGGCCGGCCTGGAACTGGGCGAGCGCGGCGGGATCCTGGTCGACGAGCACCAGCGCACCTCCGATCCGGCGGTCTTCGCCGTCGGTGATGCCGTGGTGAAGCGGGACGTGATCAGCGGCGCCCAGGCCTTGGTGCCGCTGGCCGGCCCGGCCAACCGCCATGGACGCCTGGTGGCTGACGTGATCGCCGGACGGGCCGCGTCCGCCAAGCCCGTCCTGGGCACGGCAGTGGTCGGCGTCTTCGGCCTGACCGCTGCGGCCACCGGCTGGACCGAGAAGCGCGCCCGAGCCGCGGGCCGAGCCATCCGAGTGATCCACACTCACCCGGCCAACCACGCCGGCTACTACCCCGGTGCCGAAGGGCTCAGCCTGAAGCTGGTCGTCGACGCCGAGACCGATGCCGTCCTGGGCGCCCAGGGCGCCGGTGGATCGGGCGTCGACAAGCGAATCGACGTGATCGCCACGGCGATCCGCGGAGGCATCACCGCCTCCGAGCTGGCCGACCTCGAGCTCTCCTATGCGCCGCAGTTCGGCTCGGCCAAGGATCCGGTGAACATGCTCGGCTACATCGCCGAGAACCTGCGCGACGGGCTCACCGACACCATCCAGTGGCACGAACTGGACGCCGAGCTGGCTCGTGGCGTCCAGCTGATCGACGTCCGCACGCCGAGTGAGTATGCGGCCGGTGGCATCCCCGGCGCGATCAACATCCCGGTGGACGACCTGCGCGACCGCCTCGACGAGGTGGCCGACGACGTGATCGTGCACTGCCAGGTCGGGCTGCGTGGCTACCTGGCCGCCCGCACCCTTGCCCAATCCGGCCGCCGGGTCCGCAACCTCGATGGGGGCTACCGGACCTGGGCGCGCCTCTGA
- a CDS encoding helix-turn-helix domain-containing protein, with protein MQQRPTRTEIAVLIDQARKDRHLSIRTVARVVGVPSSTMQGWLSARHFPTPALRPRFLRLVELLELTDQLHPGLWLDED; from the coding sequence GTGCAGCAGCGGCCCACCAGGACCGAGATCGCCGTGTTGATCGATCAGGCGCGAAAGGATCGACATCTTTCGATCCGAACCGTCGCGCGAGTGGTCGGCGTGCCTTCTTCGACAATGCAGGGCTGGCTCTCGGCCCGGCACTTTCCGACCCCGGCCCTGCGGCCTCGGTTTCTTCGGCTGGTCGAGCTCCTCGAGCTCACCGACCAGCTTCATCCGGGGTTGTGGCTCGACGAGGACTGA
- a CDS encoding helix-turn-helix domain-containing protein has translation MLTPERWSEFADLLDQTRKTRHLSIRATARLAGVPATTVQGWLDGTHNPSPTSRPQFLRLVSELGLDQKLPPGC, from the coding sequence ATGCTCACCCCCGAGCGCTGGTCTGAGTTCGCCGACCTTCTGGACCAGACGCGCAAGACCCGGCATCTGTCGATCCGGGCCACGGCACGGCTGGCCGGTGTTCCGGCCACCACCGTTCAGGGCTGGCTGGACGGGACGCACAACCCGTCACCCACATCGCGTCCGCAGTTCCTGCGGCTGGTCTCCGAACTCGGTCTGGACCAGAAGCTGCCGCCCGGCTGCTGA